TTTTCTTTTTCCTGTTTTTCTCGTTCTTTTTCCTGTCTTTCTCGTTCTTTTTCTCGCAAAGCCGCTGTTTTTTCTCGTAAAGCCGCTGTTTTTTCTCGCAAAGCCGCTTCTTTAGCCGATTTTTCAGCGATATATTGCTTTTTAAATTTTTCTTTTATTGCTTGTTCAGTTCTCTGAGCCCTTAACCACTCTTCATGCAATCGATACTGTTCTCTAAGTTGATCATCTCTCGTAAAGGTCTGTAACATCTCAAACACCTCCTTTATCGTTTCATTATTGTCTAAGAAGCTCTCAAGCTGTTTTGAACTATCTTGAATTGTTCCAAGAAAAAAACTCCATTGTTCCAGTTCTTTTCCAGAGTTGTTTTCTTTAAAGCATTTTAAAAACTTACCCAGTTCAATATAATACAAATGCCAATGGTTTACTAAAGGCTTATGGGTTCTGGTATTGAGCATAGTATAATGATTAAACCAAAATTTTTCATCTTCTTTATCGTCAAAAAGTGTATCTACAAAAATATGGATACCGTAACATGGCGTCAGTTCGTCATAATTGATATCTTTGCTTTTTTTTAACTGGTCACGATACATTCCTGCAAGATAATATTTAGAACGCTGGGGATAACTTTCACTATATAACACTTGAATTTCAAGGTCTATCCATTCTCCGCTTACTGTATCCTTCGCTCTAATATCAAGTATTCCCTGTTTTTCATTCGTAAATGGCTCTGACCTGTCAAATGGATTTAAAATTTGCACTTCTGAAAATTTCGGTTCTTCATTTTCATAACACACTACCGCATTCAGCAAACAAATTAAAGGTCGAGTATATTCTTGTCTGCCGAAAATCCATTTAAACACAATGTCATTATATAATCTTATCTCCATTTGGTTAATCCTCTATTAAAACTGACATATCATTACTATTTTAAAATAAAAAAAATTGTATCTCTAATATTTTTAGCCTTAGACACCTGAATTATATGTCATAATAATCCATTTAAAACCCGACCTTTCTTCGTATTTGACTTAAAATATTAGACGATTGCTCATAATATTCTGATGTAAGTCTTTGTTCTTTAATTGGGCCTAATACATTTTGAAATATATCTGCATAGTCAAGACAGGCTTTTCCTTTTATACCTTTAACCTCAATTTTTACATCTCCTTGTTCATCTATTTCAACTTCTATTTCAGTTCTTTTTGCCATATTAATTCACCTTTATTGAAAGAGTTTTTTTATTTTAAAATAAAGTTTTGTTGTGGCGCTTGTATGCCTTATTTTATTGAGAGCTGCTTGAAATTCGTCATTACTTGGTTTTAATTCTAAAGCTCTTTGCAAACATTTTTCAGCTTCGTCAAATTCTCCTAAACTTTGATAGGCTATCCCAAGCCAATACCATATAAGAGAATTATCCTGATTTGCCGTTTTAGCTTTAAATAAAAATTCTTTTGCTTTAATTGGTTTATCCATGCTTAAAAAAGTTTTTCCGATGCGGAGAAATAGACTTGCATCATTATGTGCTAATTCTAAAGCTTTGCGAAAACAAAATTCAGAATTATTAGGATTTGAAATTATAAATATATCTCCTCTTACCCACCATACAAAATAACTTTGTTTAGCGTATTTTAAAGAAGCGTCTGAAAAAGCCGCAGCTTTATCAAAATCTCCAAGCCTTCCAAAAGCAAGAGCCTTTACAGCAGTAATTTCAGGGTCTCCAGCAAATAATTCTAAAGCTTTATCAGCCCATGTAATGGATTCATTATACTCTCCCAAATCAATAAGACATAAAAGTTGTCCTAACCAAGCTCCTTGAGAGTTTATATTTAAATTTAATACCCTTGAATAATACCGCAAAGCTAATTCATAATTTCCTTCATCGAATTTTTCGCTGGCAAGATTCATATAATAATCTTCATCATAGACTTCTTCATTTTTATTAGTATCTATTTCTTCTTTTTTCTTGTCGGATACTTCAAGCCATTCAAATCTACTCATAATATAAAAACCTTATTCAAATTTTCTTAAACTAAGTCTTATTCTTCCTTCTTGGGTTAATTCTTCCTGGGTAATTGAAAACCCCTTGTTTTTTAATTCCTGTGTAACTTTTTGATAAGCGTATTGTTGTTTTATTTTATGTATCAGATGAGTTCCCTGTTCTTTTAATTCCTCGTCAGATTTACCAATTCCATAAACATGCATCGCACATCTGCCTCTTGGGTCTTTATAGATATGAACTTTTATATCATCTTTGCTAAATATCATTTCATCGTCAGGCCTTACACGATCTGTTAAAACTTCGCTCCCTTCAATATCTAACTCAACTTTTTTTTCAACATTTACTTCTGTTGCTTGATACATGTTTTCGTCTTTGAGAATTTTAAATCCTAACGAAGCGGCTGCAACCCCTGCCGCTGCACAAAATGTTGGCCATCCGGCTACAACTGCTGAACTAATTATAAAAATACAAGACATTAAAAAACCTCCTTATTTAGAATTCATATTTTCTTTCTAATTTTATTTCTTCTTCTTTTTCTTCAAAAGACGCTCGTCTTGCCCTTAATGAAGCCCAACTTCTTAGTGCGTCAATATCTTCTTTCATTGTAACCGAAAGGGGAACAGTTTCATGGACAGATTTAATAATCATATCTGCTGTAAGTTCTTCCTGTTTTTCAAAGCTTTCAAACAAGGCTGATATTATTGCTTGTTCAATCTCTGCTCCGTTAAAACCTTTTGTTTCTTTTGCTATACTTTTTATATCAAACAAAGCAGAGTTTCTTTTTCTTTTATCAAGATGAATTTTGATAATCACTTCTCGTTCTTTGTCTGTTGGAAGGTCAATAAAGAATATTTCATCTAAACGTCCTTTTCGCAATAATTCAGGAGGCAAGGTTTTTATATTGTTGGAAGTTGCCATAACAAATACAGGAGAAGTTTTTTCCTGCAACCATGTTAGAAAATTTCCAAAAACACGGGAAGTAGTTCCTCCATCAGACATACCTGAACTACTCATTCCTGCGAATGCCTTTTCAATCTCATCTATCCATAAAATAGTTGGAGCCACTGATTCAGCTGAAGAAATAGCTTTCCTTATATTTTCTTCTGACGAACCTACAAGACTTGAAAAAACCCTTCCAACATCAAACCTTAAAAGAGGTAATTGCCATAAACTTGATACAGCTTTAGCACAAAGACTTTTTCCACATCCTTGAACCCCTAAAAGAAGAACTCCTTTTGGGAATGGAAGACCAAAATTTTTGGCTTTTTCGCTAAATGCAAGACGTCGTTTAGAAAGCCAGTTTTTAAGGTTTTCAAGTCCTCCTATGTCTCCGAAGCTTTCTTGAGCAGAATAATATTCAAGAATTCCTGATTTTTTTATAATTTGTTCTTTTTCGCTTAAAATAGTTGGAATATCGGATAAAGTGAGTCTTCCACCTCTAACGAGTGATTTTGCAAATACATTCTCAACCTCACTTAAAGTAAGTCCTAAAGCTGCTTTTGCTAACTGCTCATTCGGAACTTTTTTAGGATCGATATTAATGCTTGTATTATCATTTACGTCTTTTATTGTATCGTCTAAAAGTTTTTCTATCTCATTTAAACCCGGCAGCGGAAAATCAATGATGGTCATTTCTTTTTCAAGCTCCATAGGTATTTTAAATCTCGGGGATATAAAGACAATTGTTTTATAACTGCTCTTAATATAATGACCAACTTCCCTTAATTTTCTTGTAATAGCAGGGTCATTTAAATAAGGATGAAAATCTTTTAATATATATACTGCCGGTTCAATCATTTGTATTATACTGTCCAGCGCAGCTAAAGGGTCGCGAGTTGCAATGTCTGAACCTTTTTTTGATTGCATAGATACGTTATGCTCATAAATTCCACGCGTAATTGACCAACAAAATATTTTTTTATCCCTTTGCTTAGCTATTGTTTCAATAACTTTTTCAGCTCTTAATTCTTCGTATGTCTCAATAACAATAAAAGGATAACGAGCTCTTACAAGGGTTTCAATTTCTTCTACTATATTCGTTATCAATGATTTCTCCTAAATTTAATGTTAGTTAAAAATTTTATTTCTTATTTGCAATTCTTTGTTATCTGGTTCAATAGCGGATGCTATATCGAGAAATTCAAGTGTAAGATGAGGAATAATAATTCTTCCATCATAGTCGATTATTATTTCTTCAATGCTTGTTTTAGAAAGACACGCAGATAAATTGTCATCTATGCTTTTTTCTTCATAGATTTTAAGACCAATTTTTTTTGCATATTCTTCTGCTAACTTTACGTCTTCTTTCGTTATAGATTCTCCATATTTGCCGTAAAAATTGTCCATAATCCGAACAGGAATATGGGGGAGATTTTGTTTCATCCAATCAGCTATAGGAAAAAAACAACATTCTATATGATTTGGTATCAGAAGATGTCTTACAATGACATAAGCGTTTTTTGTAGCATTTAAAAGAGCATTTGACGCATGATAAAAATAATCTTCTGTGTCAGAGAGTATTTTAGAACATTTATTTGAGTAAAAATGAAGGTCGGAAATGTAAGT
This sequence is a window from Desulfobacterales bacterium. Protein-coding genes within it:
- a CDS encoding Rpn family recombination-promoting nuclease/putative transposase, giving the protein MEIRLYNDIVFKWIFGRQEYTRPLICLLNAVVCYENEEPKFSEVQILNPFDRSEPFTNEKQGILDIRAKDTVSGEWIDLEIQVLYSESYPQRSKYYLAGMYRDQLKKSKDINYDELTPCYGIHIFVDTLFDDKEDEKFWFNHYTMLNTRTHKPLVNHWHLYYIELGKFLKCFKENNSGKELEQWSFFLGTIQDSSKQLESFLDNNETIKEVFEMLQTFTRDDQLREQYRLHEEWLRAQRTEQAIKEKFKKQYIAEKSAKEAALREKTAALREKTAALREKERERQEKEREKQEKE
- a CDS encoding DUF2997 domain-containing protein, with protein sequence MAKRTEIEVEIDEQGDVKIEVKGIKGKACLDYADIFQNVLGPIKEQRLTSEYYEQSSNILSQIRRKVGF
- a CDS encoding tetratricopeptide repeat protein — its product is MSRFEWLEVSDKKKEEIDTNKNEEVYDEDYYMNLASEKFDEGNYELALRYYSRVLNLNINSQGAWLGQLLCLIDLGEYNESITWADKALELFAGDPEITAVKALAFGRLGDFDKAAAFSDASLKYAKQSYFVWWVRGDIFIISNPNNSEFCFRKALELAHNDASLFLRIGKTFLSMDKPIKAKEFLFKAKTANQDNSLIWYWLGIAYQSLGEFDEAEKCLQRALELKPSNDEFQAALNKIRHTSATTKLYFKIKKLFQ
- a CDS encoding DUF1257 domain-containing protein, whose amino-acid sequence is MSCIFIISSAVVAGWPTFCAAAGVAAASLGFKILKDENMYQATEVNVEKKVELDIEGSEVLTDRVRPDDEMIFSKDDIKVHIYKDPRGRCAMHVYGIGKSDEELKEQGTHLIHKIKQQYAYQKVTQELKNKGFSITQEELTQEGRIRLSLRKFE
- a CDS encoding AAA family ATPase, with amino-acid sequence MITNIVEEIETLVRARYPFIVIETYEELRAEKVIETIAKQRDKKIFCWSITRGIYEHNVSMQSKKGSDIATRDPLAALDSIIQMIEPAVYILKDFHPYLNDPAITRKLREVGHYIKSSYKTIVFISPRFKIPMELEKEMTIIDFPLPGLNEIEKLLDDTIKDVNDNTSINIDPKKVPNEQLAKAALGLTLSEVENVFAKSLVRGGRLTLSDIPTILSEKEQIIKKSGILEYYSAQESFGDIGGLENLKNWLSKRRLAFSEKAKNFGLPFPKGVLLLGVQGCGKSLCAKAVSSLWQLPLLRFDVGRVFSSLVGSSEENIRKAISSAESVAPTILWIDEIEKAFAGMSSSGMSDGGTTSRVFGNFLTWLQEKTSPVFVMATSNNIKTLPPELLRKGRLDEIFFIDLPTDKEREVIIKIHLDKRKRNSALFDIKSIAKETKGFNGAEIEQAIISALFESFEKQEELTADMIIKSVHETVPLSVTMKEDIDALRSWASLRARRASFEEKEEEIKLERKYEF
- a CDS encoding 4Fe-4S cluster-binding domain-containing protein is translated as MDKFKIINAINEVKSYMRSCKLCPRTCRINRLNGELGYCKAPYPAKFFYDNILYGEEIEISPTYEIFLVGCNMKCEFCYVREKAKKSCKIGASDLKSIEKDIEQIEGRSISFVGGEPTVNLLSVLETLSNINSYPMLVWNTNMYMNPSIPEILSGIIDTYISDLHFYSNKCSKILSDTEDYFYHASNALLNATKNAYVIVRHLLIPNHIECCFFPIADWMKQNLPHIPVRIMDNFYGKYGESITKEDVKLAEEYAKKIGLKIYEEKSIDDNLSACLSKTSIEEIIIDYDGRIIIPHLTLEFLDIASAIEPDNKELQIRNKIFN